The following is a genomic window from Flavobacteriales bacterium.
AGAATATCGGGGGTAAGCCAAGCTTTACCTACCTCGCTAACATGCCTGCCTTCGTTCCTATTATGTTCGAATGTACCGTATTATTTGCCGGTCACTTGATGGTGATCACTTTTTTGGTGCGTAATGGAATGTTTCCGGGAAGCCCAAGACAAAATCCTGATGTACGAACTACTGATGATATGTTTCTCGTGGAGATCGAGTCGGGCGGTAATGTCGACGAGATTTCAGACGCGCTAAAGTCAACAGGAGCCGTCGAGGTTAATCAAAAAGACGCTTAAGAAATGAAGTATTTGAAAACTAGTCTTTTGGGACTTGGAGCACTGGCGATCTTCTCCGTGGCGAGTACTTCATGTCAAAAGGACAACAAAACTCCGGGCATTGAATACATGCCCGACATGTATCGGGCTGAGTCCATAGATACTTACGAGGAAAGTGATCTGTTCGCCGATGGCGTAAGCGCTTTGAAACCTGTGGAAGGAACGATTCCTCGCGGGTTCGTTCCTTACGAGTATCCTAACTCCGAAGCGGGGTACGACTCTGCAAAGACAACCCTATCCAATCCTTACGCTATGGCCATCGCAGGTCACGAAGACGAATGGTTGGCCGAGGGCAAGGAGTTGTACGACATCTTCTGCGATCATTGCCACGGGCCTAAAGGAATGGGTCAAGGTAAATTGGTTCAAAATGAGAAGATCCTCGGTGTTCCATCGTATGATGATGCCGGACGAGCTATTACTGAAGGAAGTATTTACCACGTGATCACCTACGGTCGCAACATCATGGGTGCACATGCTTCACAAATTACTCCGGAGGAGCGCTGGAAGATCACCAGCTATGTATTGAAGTTGAAATCAGATCTCGAATCCGGTAAATAAGAGGGGCTATGTTTGAAGTACCAGCTAAACTGAAAAGACTTGCATATATCCTGATCGGGGTCGGAGTTTTGGCCTTCGCTTATGGATTTATTGCCGACGCACATCGCGCTTGGCCTGCATTATTGGTGAATAATACTTTCTTCTTGGGAATCGCCTTGATCGGCACCTTCTTCCTGGGAATTCAATACATCGCACAAGCGGGTTGGTCGGTTCAATTGAACCGATTGATGCAAGCTATGGGATCGTACTTGCCGATCGCGGGTGGATTCATGGTCGTGATTATCGTGGCCGGTGGAATGCACTTGCACCACATGTACCACTGGATGGACACATTTATCACGACTGAGGAAGTAACCGTCGCTGAATTGCGTGATTACGAAGCCGGAATGTCTCATGGTGACGATCATTCCGCTGAAGCACATGCCGACGATCACGGAGATATACACGGCCAAGAAGCTCACGGCGATGACCACAGTTCTGACCACGCTCCACATGATGCGCATGGAGAGGTCGGGGAAGATCATAGTGGTGGGCACCATATGTACGCAGCAGACTATGAGGGCATGGACGGTGAAGAAGTCATCGAAAATCCACATTGCGATTCTATCATTGCGGGAAAAACACCGTTCTTGAATTTTGGATTTTTTATTCTTCGAGCGATCATTTACCTTCTCGGTTGGATCTGGGCTACGCGTATATTGCGCAAACTCAGCCTTCGCGAAGACGAAGTGGGTGGAATCGATAACTACCGTAAGAGCGTTAAAGTATCAGCAATATTTACTGTATTCTTTGCCGTTACAAGCTCAACTATGGCTTGGGATTGGATTATGTCGATCGACACACACTGGTTCAGTACTCTGTTCGGATGGTATGTTTTTGCATCTATGTTCGTCAGCGGATTAACTGTACTTACCATGATGGCCGTTTACTTGAAGAAGCTGGGTTACATGGATAGCCTAAACGAGAACCACATTCACGACTTAGGAAAGTTCATGTTCGCGTTCAGTGTTTTCTGGACTTATTTATGGTTCAGTCAGTTCATGCTCATCTGGTACGCTAACATTCCGGAAGAGGTAACTTACTTCATGGCTCGATTCGACAATTATAAATTGCCGTTCTTTACCGCATTGGTATTGAATTTCATTATGCCACTTCTCGTACTTATGAGTCGGGATTCGAAACGAAACTTCGGTTTCTTGATCGCCGCAGGTATCATGATCTTGTTTGGACATTGGTTGGATTTCTTCTGCATGATCACTCCGGGAACCATGGGAGAGCACTGGCATTTTGGAATCGTTGAATTGGGCGGATTTGCCGGATTTGCCGGATTGTTCATGTTGGTGGTCTTCAATACGCTTTCAAAAGTGCCATTGATTCAAAAGAATCACCCAATGCTCAAGGAAAGCGAGTTACACCATATTTAATAGGATACTAGGGATATGAATCAATTATTGATAGCCTTAACAGTTGTATTGGTCGTAGCCGCCGTTGTACAGGTGATACGTATTCTCGAATTGTCTGCGGAGTTGCGCGGCGGGAATACCAACAAGGTTAACGACAAAGACAACCGCAACCAAGGAGCTTTAATGCTTCTGTTCATGATCGCTATGGTCGTGTCGTTCTTCTGGATGTGGTTTAAGTGGGAACCACTTATGTTGCCGGGAGCCTCTTCAGAGCATGGAGTGCAGATCGACAATTTGATGGCGATCACTATGGGAATCATCATCGTAGTTTTCTTGATTACCCAGCCTTTGTTGTTCTTCTTCGCTTATCGCTATCGCGGAAAGAAAGAGAACAAGGCATCCTACGTTTCACACAATAACCGTCTGGAACTCATTTGGACCGCTATTCCAGCGATCGTACTGACCGTTTTGATCGTTTATGGTCTCAAAACCTGGTCGGGAATCGTCAATAAGGATACAAGTGATGCTCAAGTGGTAGAATTCTATGCACGCCAGTTCGACTGGACGGCTCGATTCACCGGACAGGATGGTATGCTTGGAGAAGCAAATGTTCGCAACATCCAAGGTGCGAACATCGTAGGTATCGATATGGAAGATGAATTTGGCCAAGATGATGTTCTCGGTCGAGGGGAGATCTACCTACCGGTAGGCCAGCCCATGTTGTTCAAATTCCGTAGCCAAGACGTACTTCACTCGGCTTACTTCCCTCATTTCCGAATGCAAATGAACTGCGTACCGGGTATGAATACGCAGTTTGCGTTTACCCCGACCAAGACCACGGATCAAATGCGACAAGAAACGGGTAATCCGGAGTTCGATTATATCCTGCTTTGTAACAAGATTTGTGGTGCAGCCCACTACAGCATGCAAATGACCATCAAGGTGGTCTCCCAAGAAGAATATGACCGCTGGATGAGCGAACAAACGCCACTGGCCAATAGTTAAAATACCGTCACTGATTATGGCTCACAATCACGCACATCACGAAGAGACGTTCCTCACGAAATACGTCTTTTCGATGGACCACAAAATGATTGCAAAGCAATTCCTGATCACGGGAATGCTCATGGGGCTCATCGGATTTGTTATGTCCGTTTTCTTCCGTTTGCAATTGGCCTGGCCAGGTGAAAGCTTCCCTATCCTCGAAACATTTTTAGGTAAATGGGCACCTGACGGGGTAATGGATCCCAATATCTACCTCGCTCTCGTCACCATTCACGGTACCATCATGGTATTTTTCGTGCTGACCGCCGGGCTTTCAGGGACATTCTCGAACCTCCTCATTCCATTGCAGATCGGAGCCCGAGACATGGCTAGTGGATTCATTAACATGCTTTCGTACTGGTTCTTCTTCGTAAGTTCAGTGGTGATGGTCATTTCTCTGTTCGTAACGGGCGGACCCGCATCCGCAGGATGGACGATAAACCCACCTCTTTCAGCACTTCCCCAAGCGATCCCAGGATCGGGTGCCGGTATGACTTTGTGGCTCGTGAGTATGACCTTGTTCATCGCTAGCTCACTGCTCGGTGCCTTGAACTACGTAGTAACAGTGCTCAACTTGCGTACCAAAGGGATGTCCATGACGCGTCTTCCATTGACCATTTGGGCGTTCTTCGTAACCGCTATCATTGGTATTTTGAGCTTCCCGGTTCTTTTATCG
Proteins encoded in this region:
- a CDS encoding DUF3341 domain-containing protein; protein product: MSKKLIHGLYNDDDVLLSGVKALREKGIRIKEVYTPFPVHGLDHAMGLAPTRLSIAGFIYGLIGLTFAISMMYYMMIADWPQNIGGKPSFTYLANMPAFVPIMFECTVLFAGHLMVITFLVRNGMFPGSPRQNPDVRTTDDMFLVEIESGGNVDEISDALKSTGAVEVNQKDA
- a CDS encoding cytochrome c, translating into MPDMYRAESIDTYEESDLFADGVSALKPVEGTIPRGFVPYEYPNSEAGYDSAKTTLSNPYAMAIAGHEDEWLAEGKELYDIFCDHCHGPKGMGQGKLVQNEKILGVPSYDDAGRAITEGSIYHVITYGRNIMGAHASQITPEERWKITSYVLKLKSDLESGK
- a CDS encoding quinol:cytochrome C oxidoreductase, with the protein product MFEVPAKLKRLAYILIGVGVLAFAYGFIADAHRAWPALLVNNTFFLGIALIGTFFLGIQYIAQAGWSVQLNRLMQAMGSYLPIAGGFMVVIIVAGGMHLHHMYHWMDTFITTEEVTVAELRDYEAGMSHGDDHSAEAHADDHGDIHGQEAHGDDHSSDHAPHDAHGEVGEDHSGGHHMYAADYEGMDGEEVIENPHCDSIIAGKTPFLNFGFFILRAIIYLLGWIWATRILRKLSLREDEVGGIDNYRKSVKVSAIFTVFFAVTSSTMAWDWIMSIDTHWFSTLFGWYVFASMFVSGLTVLTMMAVYLKKLGYMDSLNENHIHDLGKFMFAFSVFWTYLWFSQFMLIWYANIPEEVTYFMARFDNYKLPFFTALVLNFIMPLLVLMSRDSKRNFGFLIAAGIMILFGHWLDFFCMITPGTMGEHWHFGIVELGGFAGFAGLFMLVVFNTLSKVPLIQKNHPMLKESELHHI
- a CDS encoding cytochrome c oxidase subunit II, which produces MNQLLIALTVVLVVAAVVQVIRILELSAELRGGNTNKVNDKDNRNQGALMLLFMIAMVVSFFWMWFKWEPLMLPGASSEHGVQIDNLMAITMGIIIVVFLITQPLLFFFAYRYRGKKENKASYVSHNNRLELIWTAIPAIVLTVLIVYGLKTWSGIVNKDTSDAQVVEFYARQFDWTARFTGQDGMLGEANVRNIQGANIVGIDMEDEFGQDDVLGRGEIYLPVGQPMLFKFRSQDVLHSAYFPHFRMQMNCVPGMNTQFAFTPTKTTDQMRQETGNPEFDYILLCNKICGAAHYSMQMTIKVVSQEEYDRWMSEQTPLANS